One genomic segment of Helianthus annuus cultivar XRQ/B chromosome 14, HanXRQr2.0-SUNRISE, whole genome shotgun sequence includes these proteins:
- the LOC110903738 gene encoding probable Histone-lysine N-methyltransferase ATXR5, with protein sequence MTVEPSPLRRRVKKYKSINDIINGVNYAAVVEHNNNNDYNDTVCDECGSGDRDHQLLLCDKCDKAFHMTCLRPIVVRVPIGPWFCPQCSDHPPPAVKSFTQTKIFDFFKIKKCTASAVKRISPQDSRKRRRRIVHHKKRRRLLPFTPSEDTERRLEQMGSLASALTSLNMEYSDDLTYSFDMAPRWANLASYEKGGMQVLSKEDTETLEYCSAMLKRGECPPLLVIFDSCEGYTVEADGPIKDMTLITEYIGDVDYIKNREHDDCDSMMTLLLASNPSKSLVICPDKRGNIARFINGINNFTPESKKKQNLKCVRYSVNGECRVLLVATRDIAKGERLYYDYNGYEHEYPTHHFV encoded by the exons ATGACCGTCGAGCCGTCGCCGTTGCGACGGAGAGTGAAGAAATATAAGTCGATCAATGACATCATCAACGGCGTCAATTACGCCGCCGTCGTTgaacacaacaacaacaacgactaTAACGACACCGTTTGCGATGAATGCGGCTCCGGTGACCGGGACCACCAGCTGCTGCTGTGCGATAAATGTGATAAAGCGTTTCACATGACGTGTCTCCGCCCTATCGTTGTTCGTGTTCCGATTGGCCCCTGGTTCTGCCCTCAATGCTCCGATCATCCTCCGCCGGCGGTTAAAA gTTTTACGCAGACCAAAATATTTGATTTCTTCAAGATAAAGAAATGTACAGCTTCTGCTGTCAAGAGAATATCTCCTCAAG ATTCCAGGAAGCGTAGGAGACGAATTGTGCATCATAAAAAAAGGAGGAGGTTATTACCATTTACTCCAAGTGAAGATACGGAGCGTAGGCTAGAGCAAATGGGGTCTCTAGCGTCCGCTTTGACCTCGCTCAATATGGAATATAGTGATGATCTCACTTACTCCTTTGATATGGCTCCAAGATGGGCTAATTTAGCCTCGTATGAAAAAGGTGGAATGCAG GTTCTTTCGAAAGAAGACACAGAAACCTTGGAATATTGCAGTGCCATGTTGAAAAGAGGTGAATGCCCTCCACTGCTTGTCATATTCGATTCTTGTGAAGG TTATACGGTAGAAGCTGATGGCCCTATAAAGGACATGACATTGATAACCGAATACATTGGTGATGTTGATTACATCAAAAACCGCGAACATGATGACTGTGACAGCATGATGACTCTTCTTTTAGCGTCAAATCCATCAAAGAGTCTCGTTATCTGCCCCGATAAACGTGGAAACATTGCCCGTTTTATCAACGGGATAAATAACTTTACTCC TGAATCAAAGAAGAAGCAAAATCTAAAATGTGTGAGATACAGTGTAAATGGAGAATGCAGGGTCCTTTTGGTCGCTACGCGTGATATTGCAAAGGGTGAGAGATTATACTATGATTATAACGGGTATGAACATGAGTATCCAACTCATCATTTCGTATAA